The genomic interval GGCGAACGCCGAGGACTGGATGAGCCGGAAAGTTCAGGCCCGCGGCGAATGGGGGTGGAAGTCGCGAATCGATCTCGCGCGGAACGCCGCCCTCGCCGGGAAGAGGACCAACGTGATCTGCATCGCGGCGAGCCTCGGGAGCGAAGAGGCTCTTTTCGCCTTCGCCAGCTACCTCATGGCCTTCGTGTCGGAGAAGAACACGTTCTGGTACGGCCGCCCCTACCGCCCCGACGACATGCCCTGGTACCCCTTCTACGACGTCGAGCTGGGGCAGCCCACCAACAACCCTTACGCCGTCGCGGGGAGCGAGGTGTACCGCCGCGACTTCCAGCGAGGCACCGTGCTCGTGAACCCGAACGACGGTGCGGTGACGGTGCCGCTCGGCGAGGCGTACATGGACGACGCCTTCGAGATGACGCAGGCGGCGATCGTGCCGGGGAAGGGCGGGGCGATTCTCATGACCCCGGACGACGTGTGGCGACCGCGCGTCGTCGTCGAGGGGGAAGGGTGCGTCGGGCAGGGGAGCGCGGCGACCGAGCGGGCGCCGGCGGCTTTCAGACGCCTCGACGCGCCGGGGCGATCGGGGCGCGCGGCGGTGCAGCTCAACGACACGAAAGCGATCTGCTCGATCCCGGCGACGGTCCGGCCGGGGAAGTACCGCGTCGTGGTGGACGGGGAGGCGGCGGGGAGCGGGGCGGACGCCGTGGGCGTGAACGTGGGGGGCGATTTCCGGCGGATCGCCTTCGAGCAGTCGCGCCGGCAGATCTTCGACGTGAGCGTGGCGGCGCCGGTGGAGTCGATCGAGATCCGTGGGGCGGAGTCGGGGGTGATCGTGGATCGTGTGGTCCTGGTCCGGGTCGGCCCTCCGGAGGACGGCGCGGAGCGGGAGAAGCGGAAGTGAAGCGGTTCAAGATCCGGAAACGGAAGCGCGACGCCGGGAACGCGTACCACGAGGCGGGCCGGCCTCAGCGGCGGAGGCGGCGGTTCGAGGAGGGGCGGGAGGTCGAGGGGCCGCGCGCGGCGCGGGCGGCGGTGTGGCCGGGCGAGGTCGCGGTTCCATGGCCCAAGCTCCTCGTCTTCCTCGCGGACAACCGCGAGAAGGATCTGTCCGTGCCCCGCCTCGTCGACATGCTGAAGGTGCCGGTGGAGGCGATGGAGCTTCTTCGCGAGCAGATCGCGCTGCTGGAGAGGGAGAAGTTCGTCATCCACCATCGGCGAGGGCGGATCTCGTGGCGGTCGCGCGATCGGATCGCGGTGGGAAGGCTGTCGATCCCCGCGTCGTCGCGGACCGCGGCGGGGCCCGGCGTGCGCGGGGGATTCGGGTTCGTGGCGGCGCCGGGGGCGGACGGAGATCTCTTCATCCCGGGGCGCGATCTGTCCGGCGCGGGGCACGGCGATCTCGTCGTGGCGCGCGGGACGACCTCCGGGCGGGAGGAGAAGGCGCGCGGCGCGGTCGTCGCCATCCTGGAGCGGGCGCCGACGGTCTACTCGGGGGTGGTCGAATCGCGCGACGGGCGGCTGGTGGTGAGGCCGCGCGACGATCGGCGCGCCGTCGAGATGCCCGCGGAGGAGGATGCCGGCCCGGAGGCGGTGAAGTTCGAGGCGGGGGATCTCGTCCTCGCCGAGGCGGTGGGGGGGGCGAGGCCGAGGGCGCGCGTCGTGAGCTCGTTCGGCGATGCGATGGACTCGCGCGCGGTCGAGGAGATGGTCATCCGGGATCTCGGTCTTCCGGGAGAGTTCCCCGAGGAGGTCGAGCGCGAGGCGGAGGCGGCCGCGCGCAAGGCGGGTGATGAGGAGATCGCGGGGCGGGAGGACTTCCGCGCGCTCACGACGATCACCATCGACCCGGAGGACGCGCGCGACTTCGACGACGCCTTCTCGATCGAGACTCTCGCCGGAGGCGTGCTGCGGCTCTGGGTCCATATCGCCGACGTGTCCCACTACGTGAGGCCGGGGAGCGCCCTCGACGCCGAGGCGGTGGGGCGCGGCACGAGCGTCTACCTTCCGGGGCGCGTCATCCCGATGCTGCCTCACTCACTCTCGTCGGGGATCTGCTCGCTCGTCGAAGGGGAGGATCGCCTCGTGCAGTCGGTGGCGATCGACTACACCGCGGACGCCGAGGCGCGGCGGGTGCGCTTCGCGTCGGGGGTGATCCGATCGGCGGCGCGCCTCACGTATGCCGAGGCGGCCTCCCAGATGGAAGATCCGTCGAAGCTCTCCCTCAAGGGAGAGGCGGGGAGGTCCATCGCGGCGCTGTTCACGCAGGCGGCGCCCCTGGCGCGGCGCCTCACGCGGAACCGGGTGGCGCGCGGGGCGATCGATCTCGACCTTCCCGAGGTCGAGTTCCGGAAGGGGATCGGCGGCGGGCCGGGGACGATCGCGCTCCGGGAGCGGACGGCGGCCAACCGGCTGATCGAGGAGTTCATGCTGGCGGCGAACGAGGCGGTGGCGAAGGGCCTCTCGGACAAGGGGGTGCCGTCGCTGTACCGCGTGCACGAGGCGCCGGACGTCGCCGACATCGAGGAGGTGGAGGAGACGATTGCGGCTCTCGGCGCCGGAAAGCGCGGCGGCCGGTCGCTCGCGGCGCGGCTCCAGGCGCTCCTGTCGCGCTTCCGGGATCGCCCGGAGGAGGGGATCATCGCGCGGCACGTGCTGCGGGCGATGAAGCTCGCCCGGTATTCCGAGATCCGCGCGGAGCACTTCGGCCTCGCGCTCAAGCACTACGCGCACTTCACGTCGCCGATACGCCGGTACCCGGATCTGATCGTCCACGCGATCCTGCGGGCGTCGGGGATCGCCGGCGCGAGACCCCTCTACGGCCTGGCGCGCCTCTCCGAGATCGCGGCGGAGTCGTCGCGCCTCGAGAGGCGGGCGGAGGAGGCGGAGCGCGCCGTGAACGATCTGATCATGGCGCGCGTGATGCGCGAGCGCGTCGGGGAGATCTTCGAGGGGCGAATCTCGGGGTCGGTGAAGACAGGCGTCTTCGTGCAGCTCTCGGGGAAGGATCTCCCCCCCGGAGCCGCCGAGGGGTTCGTGCCGGTCGCCCAGACCCAGAAATGGAAGCTCGCCGAGGTGGTGCGCGTCAAGCTCGAGGAGGCGGACCTTCTGCGCGGAAGGTTGAGGCTGTCGCTCGTGTCCGCGGCCCCGGCGGGAAGCGAGAGGAAGCGACGATGACGCGTCGCGCCCGCGCTGCTCTGACCGCGGCCCTCACCGTTTCCACTCTCGCTCTGGCGGCCGACGCGCCGGCGCTCGACTGCATGGTCTGGCAGCCGTTCATGAAGCAGAGGAACGTGCCGGCCCCCGGCGTGATGGTCGGGATCGAGGGGGAGTCGCACTTCGAGACGAATTCGATCGGCATCCGCGGCCCGGAGTTCGGCGACTCGAGGAAGAAGGAGTACCGAATTCTCTTCGCGGGGGGGAGCGCGACCGAGTGCTTCTACCTCGATCAGGACGCGGCGTGGCCGGCGCTCGTCGGGAAGGATCTCGGCGAGACAGCCGATCGGCGCCGCACGTGGGTCGGCAGCATCGGGCGGAGCGGGCACAACAGCCGCGATCATGTGCTCGAGATGCGGAGCCTGGTGCCGAAGCTTCCCATCGACGCCCTTGTCGTGATGATGGGGGTGAACGACCTCGGCCTGCGCCTCGCGCAGGACGCGGCGTACAACCCGGACTTCCTCGCGACCGACGAGAACGTGAAGTACCAGACGCGCCACGCCTTCCTCGTCCACCCGGACGATCCGAACCTCGCCTTCTATCAGAAGGGTGCGCTCGGGCGCCTCCTGGGACTCGACCCCGACGCTCAGCGGCGGAAGCCCTGGATGGTCGTGGACAGCGCCGGGAAGATCTTCCTGAAGTGGCGTGAGTACCGGAAGACGGGGGCCGTGATCGAGAGGCTTCCGGATCTGACGTCGGGGCTCGTCGAGTACACGCGGAACGCCTCGGAGATTGCGGACACCGCGAAGAAACTCGGCGTGCGCCTCGTCTTCGTGACGCAGCCGGTCCTGTGGCGCGCGGGGCTCAGCGAATCGGAAGCGGCCACCCTCTGGATGGGCGGCGTCGGCGACTTCCAGGAGAAGGAGGGCGGGCGCTACTACACCCCCGCGGCGCTCGCCGGGGGGATGGAGGCGTACAACCGCGCGCTGATGGAGGTGTGCGGGAAGTCCGGCGCGGAGTGCCTGGATGTCGCCGCGTCGACGCCGAAGGACCTCACCGTCTTCTACGACGATTGCCACTTCAACGAATCAGGCGCGAGACGGATCGCGACGCGCGTTCGCGACTACCTCGCGGGAGTCGCGCCGTACGCGAAGGGGAAGGGGAGCTAGTTCTTCGCGGCCTGGACGAGGCGCGTGAGGCGCGACTTGTACCGGGCTGCGGCGTTCCCGTGGAGGACGCGCTTCTGAATCGACCTGTCGATCAGCGAGAGCGTTCCCGGGAGCATCTTGAGCGCTGCGGCGCGATCGGTGCCGGCCGTCTCGCGAATCCGCTTGATCTCGGTGCGGAGCTTCGAGAGGTTGGCGCGGTTCGTGAGCTGGCGCCTCAGGCTCTGTCGGTGGGCCTTGTCAGCGGACTTGTGAGTAGCCATGAAACGGGTGAAACCTCCTCGTTTGAACGTGGTCGAGACAGGCGTACACCCTAGCGGGATAGGGGCGTGGTGTCAATCAGCGGTCGCGAAGGCCGAGCTGTCTCAGGCGATCGGCGGCGATGCGGGCCTCCTCGCTCCTGGGGTAGGCATCGATGACGTGCTGGAGCTGGACGACCCCCTGGGCGGTCTGCTTCAGCGCGAGCAGTGACAGCCCGCGCTTGAGATACGCCGCCGCGGCGTTCTCGAGGTTGGGGTGCTCGGCGACCGCCCTGCCGAAGGCATCGGCCGCCTCCTGGTACTTCTGCTGGCTGAAGAGGCACTCCCCCGAGTAGTACATCGCGCCGCCGCTGGAGGGGCTCGTCGGGTACTTGCTCAGGAAGTTCTGGAAGCCCGCGAGGGCGAGGTCGTAGTTCCCGCGCGTGTAGTCGGAGTACGCGCCACGGAACGTCTCCTCCTGCGCCGCGTCGTCGGAGGCGGTCGAGCCGCCCGTCAGCGACGCGGCGGCGACACCGGATCCCCCCGGCCTGGGCGAGGCGCCGGGGGCCGGAGCGCTCGATCCGCCGGGGGGGGTGGCGTTCGCCGGCGAGCCTCCCGGAGTCGGCCCTCCGGATGGCGTCGCCGGCCCCGGGCGGGGCGATGCGGCGCTGGGCACGGCTGCCGCCGCGGTCGATCCCGACGGCGGCTCCAGCGTCGACGGCGGCGGAGCGGCCGCCCCCTTCTCGCCGAGCGCCGCGGCGATGCGCGCGTCGAGGGCGCGATACTGATCGCGGGTCGCGGAGATGTCCCTGGAGAGCGACCCCATCCTCGTCCCATTGTCGTCGAGCCGCGCGCCGAGAGTCCGGATCTCGTCGGTGAGCGACTGAAGCAGGGCCTGCATGTCGGCCCATCGCGCCGGCTGACTCGTGTCCTGCTTGCCGAGCTTCTCCTCGATGGCGGCGAGCTTCGCCGTCATCGCCGCCGTGTCCTTCTGCATCGCGAACATCTGCTGGCGGAGCTGGTCGAGGTCGGTCTGGACCCTCGACTCCTGGGAGGCGGTGAGGCACCCCGCGGCCGTCAGCGCGAGAGTCGCGATGAGCGGCACGGCCGCGGTGGTCGCGCGAGGGCGGCGGGGTGTCATGGATTACTCCTCAATCACGAAGTCGTCCCGGCGGTTCTTCGACCAGGCCGATTCGTCGTGTCCGGGATCGGCGGGGCGCTCCTCACCGTAGGAGATGGTCCGGATCCGGCCCGCGTCGATGCCGGCGCTGAGGAGGTACTGCTTCGCCGCGTTCGCGCGGCGCTCGCCGAGCGCCATGTTGTACTCGTTCGTCGCGCGCTCGTCGCAGTTCCCCTCGATGAGGAGGCGCCACTTTCCGTTCGCCTTCAGCCACTCGGCGCTCGCTGCGAGCGCCGCGCGCGCGTCGTCCCTGAGGTCGTACTTGTCGAGGTCGAAGTAGACGGTGCGCAGAACCTTCTGGAAGTTCAGATCCGCCGCGGAGATCGGCTTCGCCGCGACGGGCTTCGGCGCCGGCGGCGGCGGGGGAGGAGGCGGGGGCTCGACGATCGGCTTCGGCGCCTCGACAGCTTGCGGCGGCGGGGTCGCCTGGGCGGCCTCGGCCGGCGGCTTCTTCTTGCATCCGACGATGGCGGTGGAAAGAGGGACGAGGGCCAGGAGCCCGATGAGTACGACGACCGACCTGGGTTTCATCAAACTGCACCTCCGGGATGGGGGGCTCGTTTCCCCGGCGGAGCCGCGGTCGATTCACGCTGTCCGCTCGGGGAGCGCGGCGGGGACGGAAGGTTCCCCTGGCGAGCCCGGGATGATCGTGCAAAGAACCGGTGCGAGTGTAGCACAGCGACTATTTGCTCCAATCCGGGCCCCACGCCTCGAACGGCGTCGGCAGCTTGAGCGCGCCGTTCCCGTTCGCGTCCATCGTGTAGACCTGGTAGAGGCCGTTCCTGTTCGACGCGAAGGCGATGTGACGGCCGTCCGCCGACCACCGAGGGTTCTCGTTGTAGCCGGCGAGCGACGTGAGGCGCTGCGCCGCGCCGCTGCCGACGTCGAGCACGAAGATGTCGAAGTGGTCGTCCACCCATCCCGCGTACGCGAGACGATCTCCCTGCGGCGACCACGCGGGCTGATCGTTGTAGTTCCCCTCGAGCGTCACGCGCCGCACGTTCGCCCCCTCGGCGTCCATCACGTAGACCTGGGGCTTGCCCGTGCGATCCGACGTGAAGGCGATCTCGCGCCCCGTGGGGGACCAGCTCGGCGACGTCTCGATCGACGGGCTGAAGGTGATCTTGCGCGATCGTCCCGCGTCGACGTCCAGGACGTAGATGTCGGAGTCGGCCTCCTTCGACGCGGAGAAGGCGAGGAGCTTCCCGTCGGGGGACCAGTCCGGCGCGGAGCAGAGATCCACGCCGGGGGGGGACACGTCGGTCATCGGTCCGTCCTGCGCCAGGATGTAGAGCCGCGGTCGGCCGGACTTGTACGAGACGAAGGCGATCTTCGTCCCGTCGGGCGACAGCGTCGGCGCCACGTTCAGCGATCCGTTCCGCGTGACCTGCCTCAGCCCCTTCCCGTCGTAGTCGAGGACGAAGATCTCCTTCGCCTTCCCGACGCGCCCTTCGACGGCGATGCGCGAAAGAAAAATTCCCGGCCGGCCGGTGAAGTGCAGCACGATCTCGTTAGCCAGCCGGTGGCCGATGAGGCGCGCGACCCCCGTCTCGCCCCGGTAGCGCTTCCCGAGGATGAGCTGGCCGCCGCGCGTGTCGAACAGGAGCCCTTCGAGCGAGAGGCGGTCGGCGTCCGGCGTGACCGTGGCGGTCATCAGCGCGACGGCGTTCGTCGCCGCCCATCGCTCGAAGGGGATGGGCTGCGCGTCGAGCGGGATGGCCGCGTAGCGGTCGGCCGGCACGACGTCGAAGTACCCGCTGAACTCGAGATCCGCGACGACGGTGTCGTGGACCTCGGCCGCCGCGTCGCGCACCGCGGCGGCGGCGAGAGGGGAGAGGCGGAAGGGGGGGATCGCGATCGCGAGGCGCGTCAGCCCGGGCGCCGAGATGACGCCGGTGATCTGATCCTTCCCCTGCGCCGCGGCGGCCGGCGGCGGGGTCGCCTGCGCGGCGTGCGCGAGGGTCGCCGCGGCGAGGGCGGCGAGGCACGCGAGGGTTGCGATGGCGCTCTTCAAATCCTGTGACCTCGCGACGCGGACGGGCTCTTCAGTCCGGCGTCAGCTCGAAGACCAGCTCACCCCGGACGCTCTCCGAGGTGTACTGGTACGGTAGTTGCGGGAGCGGGCTCGCCTCCGTGACGGCGCGCAGGGCGGACAGGTCGAGAGTGGCGAAGCCGCTCGTCGCGGCGACGGCGATGTCGCTGAGCGCGCCGCTTTTCGAGATCACGAACGCGACGGAGCAGCGAAGCGGCTGCGTCAATCCCGGGGTGACGGGGCGGCGCCAGCGCGATCGGATGAGGTTCACGATCGTCGCCCGGTACCAGTCGTAGGGGAACGCCTCCGAGTTGAGGGACGGGACGCCCGACGCGTCCCCTGCGGGGGCCGCGAGCCCCACCCCTTCGGCGATCGGTCCGGCGGTCGCGGGGGCGGCGGCTGACGGCTTCGCGGCGCCCCGGTCCTCGCCGTCGTCCTGGCTCCCCTTCGCCGGCTTGGTGATCTCCTCTTTCTTCGGTGGCTTCGGTTTGTCGGGCTCCACCGGGATGATCTCGCGGGACCTCTTTGGCGGCGGCGCGCTCACCTTCGGCGGCTTCGGCGCGGGGATCTCTTTCGGTTTCGCCGGGGCGCTCGCCTCCTTCGGCGGCGCATCCGGCTGCGGGCGCGCCGCGGCCTCGGGCGATCCGGTGGGGGTTCCCGTGGGCGGCGGGAGGCTCACGATCTCTCCGGACAGGATCCGCGGAGGGGGCGGGCCGGCCGGCGCGAGGTGGGGTGCGAGCACGATCACCAGAAAGATCACCACGTGCCCCGCGATCGAGTACCCCACCATCGCGGGGAGCCCGGCCGCCGGCTCGGCGCCGACGTGCACCTTCACGCGCATCGCCGTCATCTCGATCGCGGGCGGGGTTTGGGGACCGGCCCGCCCGGCGGGAGGGGCTCGGTCACGAGGCCGACGCGCTCGATCCCCGCCTGCTTGATCCGGTCCATCACGGCCATCACGTCGCCGTACGGCACCGCGCGATCGGCGCGCAGGTAAACGAACGGCTCGGCCATCGATTTCGCCGCGCCCTGAAGCCTCTCCTGGAGCAGGTGCAGCGCGACGGGGGTCTCGTTGAGCCAGACGCGATTGGTGCGATCGACCGTCACGACGAGGCGCTCCGTCTCCGCGCCGGTGGCGCTCTTCGCCTGCGGGAGAGCGACGTCGATGCCGCGCTGCATCATCGGCGCGGTGACCATGAAGATGATCAACAGCACGAGGATCACGTCCACGAGCGGCGTGACGTTGATCTCGGCGAGACCGCCCGAGAGCCTGCGCCCGCCTCCCCGGCTCACGTTCATGAATAGATGGTCGCTTCCGCCCGCGTCAGGAAATCGGCGACGAAGTTGTCCATGCGCGTCCCGATCGCGCGGATGCGGTTCAGGAAATAGTTGTAGCCGATGACCGCGGGGATCGCCGCCGCAAGGCCGGCCGCGGTCGTGACGAGCGCCTCGGAGATACCCGGGGCGACGACGGCGAGGCTTGCCGATCCCATCCCGCCGATCGCGTGGAAGGCGCTCATGATCCCCCACACCGTTCCGAAGAGGCCGATGAAGGGGCACGCGGCGGCGGTCGTCGCGAGGAACGGGAGCGACCTCTCGAGCCGCGCCTGCTCCTCCGTCGCCGCGCGCACGAGGACGCGCTCGATGCTCGACATGGGATCGCGCGTGGGCCCCGCGGCCGCCGGGACCTTCGGGTTGCCCACGGCGTTGATCTGCCGGAACCCCGCGCGGTAGATGGCGGCCGCCGGGGCGTGGGGGAGCTTCTCCGCGATGTCCCGGAGATCCCCGAGGCTCGAGCCGGCGCGGAATTTCGAGACGAACGCGGCGGACTCCCGCTCGGAGCGCTGAATCACCCTGTAGCGCTCGACCATGATCGCCCACGAGACGGTCGAGAAGCCGAGCAGTACGAAGATGATGAACTGGGCCATCGGCCCGGAGTGGAGGACGAGGCTGAGGACGTCGCCCTGGAATCCTGAGGTCGGCATCGTGGGTGAGGCGCTTCTCCGCGGGGCGCTCGTGGCGTCTCGGCCGACCGTGGTTCAGCGCCGCCGGCCGGCGAGGCGCGCGGACCGTACCACAGCGGATCGGGTGGATCAATATGAGGATCTGCGCGGGCGTGCCGGACGTCGCCGCGCTCCCGTTGCGTTTGATCGGCGCCGAACGGGCAGGGTATGATGCCGGCTCCCTTGCCCGGAGGGGCTCACGCCAGGCCGCATGCTCTCCTTCCTCAGAATCGAAAACCTCGCGATCATCGACACCCTCTCGGTCGACCTCGGGCCGGGGCTCAACATCCTCACCGGCGAGACGGGGGCCGGCAAGTCGATCCTCGTCGACGCCGTCGGGCTCGTCCTGGGCGAGCGGGGGAGCGCGGATCAGATACGCGCGGGCGAGGAGCGGCTCAGCGTCGAGGCGGTCTTCGAGATCGGCGGGAGGGCGCGGCTGATCGACCGGCTGGAGGCGATGGGGATCGACGCCGGGCCGGAAGGGCTCGTCCTCAAGCGCGACGTCTTCGCCGCGGGGCGCTCGCGCGCCTTCGTCAACGGGAGCCCCGTCACGCTCTCCCAGCTCAAGGAGATCGGCGATCTCCTGGCCGACCTCCACGGGCAGCACCAGCACCAGTCCCTGCTGAGGGCCGACGCCCAGGCCGACGCCCTCGATCGCTTCGGAGAGCACGCCCCCCTCCTCGAGGAGGTCGGCGCCGCGTGCCGCGCTCTCTCGGCGCTCCACGTCGAGCGCGAGCGCCTGCGAGGGCTGGAGCGCGACCGGCTGCGGCGCGAGGAGGAGCTGAGGCTCACCGTCTCGGAGATCGCGGCCGTCTCGCCGAAGCCGGGGGAGGATGCCGAGCTGCGCCGCGAGGAGGCGCTCCTCCGGAACGCCGTCGAGATCCGCCGGCTCGCGGAGGGGACCGCGGCCCTCCTCAACGAGGACGACGCCTCGGCGCTGGCCCGTCTCGGCGCCGCGCGCGAGAGGCTCTCGCGCCTCTCGGCGATCGACGAGCGGGCCGCGGAGGGGAGGCGGCTCGTGGACGAGGCGGTGGCCGCGATCCGGGAGGCGCTGCGCGAGGTGGACCCGTACCTCGGGACCGAGGACGCCGGCGACGGGCGCCTCGAGGGGCTGGCGTCGCGCCTCGCGGCGATCGAGAAGATCGCGCGGCGGTACGGGCCGACCGTCGAGGACGCCCTCGAGCGCCTCGCGTCGGCGCGCCGCGAGCTCGCCGAGCTGGGGGGCGCGGCGGATCGCCTGGCGTCCTTCGACGGCGAGATCGACGCCGCGTCGAAGGCGTACTCGGCGGCCGCGTCGCGCCTCACGCGCGGGCGTGGGGAATCGGCGAAGGCGCTCGAGAGGGCGCTGGTCAGGGAGCTGAAGGCGGTCGCCATGGAAGGGTGCCGCTTCGCCGTCGGCTTCGAGCCGCGCGGCGCCCCTTCGGAGGAAGGCGCCGAGTCGATCGAGTTCCTGATCGCGCCGAACCCCGGGGAGGCGCTGCGGCCGCTCGCGCGGATCGCGTCGGGGGGAGAGCTCTCCCGGCTGATGCTGGCGCTCCGGACGGTGTCGCTCTCGAAGGCCGACGCGCGGGCTCTCGTCTTCGACGAGGTCGACACCGGCCTCGGAGGGGGCGCGGCCGACGCCGTGGCGCAGAGGCTGAAGGGTCTCGCGCGCGGGCAGCAGATCCTCTGCGTGACGCACCTCCCCCAGGTGGCGGCGCTCGCCGACACCCACATCCGTATCGAGAAAGTCACCGAGCGCGGGCGGACGAAGGTGGTCGCGAGGACCCTCGGAAGCGATGAGCGCGTGGAGGAGCTGGCCCGGATGATCGGCTCCCCCGAGGCGCCGACGGCCCGCCGGCACGCCGCGGCCCTCATCGAGGGAAGGAAGACGCCATGAGCCGCCGCCGCGCGGAATCCCCGATCATCGCCGTCTATCCCGGCACTTTCGATCCGATCACGAACGGCCACCTCGACATCATCGAGAGGGGGAGCCGCCTCTTCGAGCGGGTCATCGTCGCCATCCTCGAGAATTACGAGAAGTCGCCCCTCCTGACCGTCCCCGAGCGCAGGGGGCTCATCGTCGAGGCGACGGCGCGGCTGGGGAACGTCACCGTCGAGTCGTTCGACGGCCTCCTCGCCGACTACGCGCGCTCGCGCGGGGCGAGCGTGATCGTCCGGGGCCTGCGCGCGATTTCCGATTTCGAGTACGAGTTCCAGATGGGGCTCATGAACCGGCGCCTCAACCCCGAGATGGAGACGGTCTTCATGATGCCGAGCGAGGCGTACAGCTACGTCTCGTCCCGCCTCGTCAAGGAGGTCGTCGCCCTGGGCGGGAGCGTGACGGGGCTCGTCCCCGAGGCGGTCGAGCGGATGATCGAGAGCCGCGTCGGCGCGGCGAGGAAGAGGGCGGCCTCGAAGGGCCGGGGAGGGAAGTCTTGAACCTCGCAGCGAGGCTCTCAAACCTGGAGCCCTCCGCGACGATCGCGGTGAAGGCCGAGGCGGACCGCCTGAAGGAGAAGGGGATCGACGTCATCGACTTCGGTCCCGGAGAGCCCGACTTCGACACGCCGGCGAACGTGAAGGAGGCGGCCCACAAGGCAATCGACGCGAACCTGAGCCACTACCTGCCGACGCTCGGCTACAAACCGCTGAGGGCCGCGATCGCGGCGTCGTACCGCGCCCGCTACGGGAGCGACTACGCGGAGAGCGAGATCCTCGTCGGGTGCGGGGCGAAGAGCGTCCTGTACGAGGCGATGATGGCGATTCTCTCGCGCGGCGACGAGGTGATCATCCCCGCGCCGTACTGGGTGTCGTTCCCGGAGCAGGTGCGACTGGCGGACGGCGCCCCGGTGATCCTACCGACCGTCGAGCGGGACGGATTCATCCCGAAGGCGGCGGCCGCCGACGCGCTCTGCACGGACCGGACGCGCGCGATCGTCCTCTGCTCGCCCAGCAACCCGACGGGGGCCGTGATCCCCCAGGAGGAGATCGATCGCTTCGTCGCCCTCGCGCTGAGGCGCGACCTCTACCTGATCTTCGACGAATGCTACGAGCACTTCCTCTACGACGGGCGCCGCCACGCGACCCCCGCCCTCTCGGACAGGAGGGTGCGGGATCGGCTGCTCCTCGTCAGCTCCGTCTCGAAGTCGTACGCGATGACGGGGTGGCGCGTCGGGTACGCGCTCGGGCCGAAGGAGCTGATCTCCGCGATGGCCGCCATCCAGAGCCACGACACGACGCACACCGCGGGGTGCGCCATGGCGGCCGCCGCGGAGGGGATCGCGGGACCTCAGGATTCGGTCGCGCGCATGCTCACGGAGTACACGGCGCGCCGGACGGCGATCGTCGACGGACTCAACGCGGTGCGCGGGATCGTCTGCCCCATGCCCGGGGGGGCCTTCTACGCCTTCCCGCGGGTGACCGGCCTCTACGGAAAGCTCGGCGTGAAGGACGATGGATCGGTCGCGACCTTTCTCCTGAAGGAGGCGAAGGTCGCGACCGTCCCGGGCGGAGCCTTCGGCGCCGAGGGGTACCTCAGGTTCTCGTATGCGCTGTCGCTCGACCGGATCCGCGAGGGAGTCGAGAGGATCCGGAGGAGCGTGGGCTGAACGTGACGTCGCGGACCGTCGTGGCGCTCGTCGCCGTCGCGCTCCTCGCGCCGGCCGCGCGGGCGCACGCCTCGGGAGCGATCGTCCTCGACGAGATCCGCGGGCCGATCCAGGTCGTCGTGGCCGGTCACGTCGCGCGGGCCGTCGCCCACGCCGACGCCGAAGGGGCCGCGCTCCTGGTCTTCTCGATGGACACCCCCGGAGGGGACGTCTCCTCGACGCGCGACATCATCCAGTCGATCCTCGCGTCGCGGACCCCCGTCGTCGTCTTCGTCGGGCCGAGCGGCGCACGCGCGGCGTCGGCGGGCTTCTACATCGCCTTCGCCGCCGACGTCGCGGCCATGGCCCCCGGCACGCAGATCGGCGCGGCCCACCCGGTGACGCCCTTCGGG from Acidobacteriota bacterium carries:
- the rpsT gene encoding 30S ribosomal protein S20, with amino-acid sequence MATHKSADKAHRQSLRRQLTNRANLSKLRTEIKRIRETAGTDRAAALKMLPGTLSLIDRSIQKRVLHGNAAARYKSRLTRLVQAAKN
- a CDS encoding SGNH/GDSL hydrolase family protein; protein product: MTRRARAALTAALTVSTLALAADAPALDCMVWQPFMKQRNVPAPGVMVGIEGESHFETNSIGIRGPEFGDSRKKEYRILFAGGSATECFYLDQDAAWPALVGKDLGETADRRRTWVGSIGRSGHNSRDHVLEMRSLVPKLPIDALVVMMGVNDLGLRLAQDAAYNPDFLATDENVKYQTRHAFLVHPDDPNLAFYQKGALGRLLGLDPDAQRRKPWMVVDSAGKIFLKWREYRKTGAVIERLPDLTSGLVEYTRNASEIADTAKKLGVRLVFVTQPVLWRAGLSESEAATLWMGGVGDFQEKEGGRYYTPAALAGGMEAYNRALMEVCGKSGAECLDVAASTPKDLTVFYDDCHFNESGARRIATRVRDYLAGVAPYAKGKGS
- a CDS encoding VacB/RNase II family 3'-5' exoribonuclease; this encodes MKRFKIRKRKRDAGNAYHEAGRPQRRRRRFEEGREVEGPRAARAAVWPGEVAVPWPKLLVFLADNREKDLSVPRLVDMLKVPVEAMELLREQIALLEREKFVIHHRRGRISWRSRDRIAVGRLSIPASSRTAAGPGVRGGFGFVAAPGADGDLFIPGRDLSGAGHGDLVVARGTTSGREEKARGAVVAILERAPTVYSGVVESRDGRLVVRPRDDRRAVEMPAEEDAGPEAVKFEAGDLVLAEAVGGARPRARVVSSFGDAMDSRAVEEMVIRDLGLPGEFPEEVEREAEAAARKAGDEEIAGREDFRALTTITIDPEDARDFDDAFSIETLAGGVLRLWVHIADVSHYVRPGSALDAEAVGRGTSVYLPGRVIPMLPHSLSSGICSLVEGEDRLVQSVAIDYTADAEARRVRFASGVIRSAARLTYAEAASQMEDPSKLSLKGEAGRSIAALFTQAAPLARRLTRNRVARGAIDLDLPEVEFRKGIGGGPGTIALRERTAANRLIEEFMLAANEAVAKGLSDKGVPSLYRVHEAPDVADIEEVEETIAALGAGKRGGRSLAARLQALLSRFRDRPEEGIIARHVLRAMKLARYSEIRAEHFGLALKHYAHFTSPIRRYPDLIVHAILRASGIAGARPLYGLARLSEIAAESSRLERRAEEAERAVNDLIMARVMRERVGEIFEGRISGSVKTGVFVQLSGKDLPPGAAEGFVPVAQTQKWKLAEVVRVKLEEADLLRGRLRLSLVSAAPAGSERKRR
- the pal gene encoding peptidoglycan-associated lipoprotein Pal, whose product is MKPRSVVVLIGLLALVPLSTAIVGCKKKPPAEAAQATPPPQAVEAPKPIVEPPPPPPPPPAPKPVAAKPISAADLNFQKVLRTVYFDLDKYDLRDDARAALAASAEWLKANGKWRLLIEGNCDERATNEYNMALGERRANAAKQYLLSAGIDAGRIRTISYGEERPADPGHDESAWSKNRRDDFVIEE
- the ybgF gene encoding tol-pal system protein YbgF, which translates into the protein MTPRRPRATTAAVPLIATLALTAAGCLTASQESRVQTDLDQLRQQMFAMQKDTAAMTAKLAAIEEKLGKQDTSQPARWADMQALLQSLTDEIRTLGARLDDNGTRMGSLSRDISATRDQYRALDARIAAALGEKGAAAPPPSTLEPPSGSTAAAAVPSAASPRPGPATPSGGPTPGGSPANATPPGGSSAPAPGASPRPGGSGVAAASLTGGSTASDDAAQEETFRGAYSDYTRGNYDLALAGFQNFLSKYPTSPSSGGAMYYSGECLFSQQKYQEAADAFGRAVAEHPNLENAAAAYLKRGLSLLALKQTAQGVVQLQHVIDAYPRSEEARIAADRLRQLGLRDR